From a region of the Danio aesculapii chromosome 4, fDanAes4.1, whole genome shotgun sequence genome:
- the LOC130222370 gene encoding gastrula zinc finger protein xLCGF3.1-like: MAFIKEESEDLKIEETFTVKQEDLQEQTDQIEENEGSKEEEHHVKIEEKNHLQTGGILKRRYENRFTCSQCGKSFGRKSNLKIHMMIHTGEKPFTCTQCGKSFSCSKHVNLHMMIHTEEKPFTCTQCGKSFIRSSSLNIHTRIHTGEKQFTCTQCGKSFSQSSHLNQHMMIHTGEKPFTCTQCGKSFIRSSSLNLHMRIHTGEKPFTCTQCGKSFSNSSDLNKHMKTHTGEKPFTCTQCGKSFRRSSHLNEHTVIHTGEKPFTCTQCGKSFSRSSPLNKHMMSHTIQRYHSLAPKLQPH, encoded by the exons atggcgtttattaaagaggagagtgaagacctgaagatcgaagaaacattcacagtcaaacaggaagatctgcaggaacaaacag accaaattgaagagaatgaggggagtaaagaggaggaacatcatgtcaaaattgaggaaaaaaatcatttacagaCTGGtggtattttaaaaaggagatatgagaatcgtttcacctgcagccagtgtggaaagagttttggaagaaaaagcaatcttaagattcacatgatgattcacactggagagaaaccattcacatgcactcagtgtgggaagagtttcagctgctcaAAACAcgttaatctacacatgatgattcacactgaagagaaaccattcacatgcactcagtgtgggaagagtttcatccgctcatcatcccttaatatacACACGAGGATCCATACTGGAGagaaacaattcacatgcactcagtgtgggaaaagtttcagccaatcatcacaccttaatcaacacatgatgatccacaccggagagaaaccattcacatgcactcagtgtgggaagagtttcatccgctcatcatcccttaatctacacatgaggattcacactggagagaaaccattcacatgcactcagtgtgggaagagtttcagcaactcatcagaccttaataaacacatgaagacccacactggagagaaaccatttacatgcactcagtgtgggaagagtttcagacgcTCATCACACCTAAATGAACACACagtgatccacaccggagagaaaccattcacatgcactcagtgtgggaagagtttcagccgatcatcaccccttaataaacacatgatgagccacaccaTTCAGAGATACCATTCACTTGCACCTAAGCTGCAgccacactag